From Alkalibaculum bacchi, a single genomic window includes:
- a CDS encoding MFS transporter — MERNQLLARIRNKEVTSREIIMYSLGFFAYSIINLGFSTYLTFFWSDILIIPLGAISIIFLLSRIFDGITDILIGFLVDKTKTKYGKARPWLLWTAVPSAIAFALMYYVPNLGETGRIAWAFITYNMVALVFITGAYLPLQSLTSLITEDPKKRLTINMVAQGFATLATILGNMYVARSIEYFGGGAQGYFRFFGLMGILASALMLVSFVGTEERVQSQKSTPTEKVSAKVALKAFVANKWWMLVTLLMALTYFYPALMAINVYYMKWNMGNPALMGPFMSIIYGAMLVTLILVTPVINRLGKIKAGFIGMFIQVMGGILPLFAPASITLLMVAAALRGIGPAILLGTRLAFMCDVIEYGEWKTGIRLEGIIFSGASFGAKVGTGVGAAVVSVMLAYGGYVGGAAVQTAAALSAIEFTFIWLHALSSILVTICLFFLRGLEKDMPKILADLKVRNGK; from the coding sequence GTGGAAAGGAATCAACTTTTAGCTCGGATAAGGAACAAAGAAGTAACAAGCAGAGAAATCATAATGTACAGTTTAGGTTTTTTTGCTTATAGCATCATTAATCTCGGATTCAGTACCTATCTTACATTTTTTTGGTCAGATATTTTAATCATCCCACTTGGGGCAATAAGTATCATATTTTTATTATCTAGGATTTTTGATGGCATAACAGATATCTTAATAGGTTTTTTAGTGGATAAAACAAAGACCAAATATGGAAAGGCCAGACCATGGCTTTTATGGACTGCGGTTCCATCGGCAATTGCATTTGCACTAATGTATTATGTGCCAAACCTTGGTGAGACGGGAAGAATAGCATGGGCATTTATCACTTACAATATGGTTGCCCTTGTTTTTATCACAGGTGCGTATTTACCTTTGCAGTCACTAACCTCTTTGATCACAGAGGATCCAAAAAAAAGATTGACCATCAATATGGTTGCTCAGGGATTTGCAACTTTAGCTACTATTCTCGGTAATATGTATGTTGCCCGTTCCATTGAATATTTTGGTGGAGGTGCACAAGGGTATTTCAGGTTCTTTGGATTGATGGGAATTTTAGCTTCCGCTCTCATGTTAGTTTCATTCGTTGGAACAGAAGAAAGAGTACAAAGTCAAAAGAGTACTCCAACTGAAAAAGTGTCCGCAAAAGTAGCCTTAAAGGCATTTGTTGCTAACAAGTGGTGGATGCTCGTCACATTGTTAATGGCTCTTACATATTTCTATCCTGCCTTGATGGCGATTAATGTGTACTACATGAAATGGAACATGGGAAATCCAGCACTTATGGGACCTTTTATGTCAATTATTTATGGAGCCATGCTAGTTACGCTTATTCTAGTAACACCTGTGATTAATCGACTTGGAAAAATCAAGGCAGGATTTATTGGAATGTTTATACAAGTTATGGGAGGCATTCTTCCTTTATTTGCACCTGCAAGTATAACATTGCTAATGGTTGCTGCCGCTCTAAGGGGAATTGGTCCAGCAATTTTATTAGGAACCAGACTTGCCTTCATGTGCGATGTTATTGAGTATGGTGAGTGGAAGACCGGCATCAGACTAGAAGGAATCATATTTAGTGGAGCGAGTTTTGGTGCTAAAGTGGGAACGGGTGTTGGCGCAGCAGTTGTATCTGTAATGTTAGCATATGGAGGTTATGTAGGTGGTGCAGCAGTACAAACAGCAGCCGCATTAAGTGCTATTGAGTTTACTTTTATATGGTTACATGCACTGAGTTCAATACTTGTTACCATATGTTTATTCTTCTTAAGAGGATTGGAAAAAGATATGCCTAAGATTTTAGCGGACCTTAAAGTTAGAAATGGAAAATAA
- a CDS encoding methyl-accepting chemotaxis protein: MRLILASSITIGAISLNSANKTLTIEAEETLASLALEGAKVAQSRVETQREILTTIANRADIQTMDWNLQQEVLKTQVKNTTFLDIAAVQPDGTAFYPDGSTSELGDREYIKRAFNGESNVSDLLISRVTNSAVLMFAAPIENNDKVVGVLIGRADGNALSNIIDDMGYRENGYAYMLNKEGTIVAHPERDLVLNQFNPIEAAKKDESLKSQGALIEKIIQERTGVREFDADGHTHVGGYAAIEDSDWSIVIVADKEEVLAAIPPLIRNNVITTIIIIFISFVITYFIGNSITRPILRIVEHSHQIADLDISHNVPDSDIRLKDEIGDIANAFQSITSNLRNVINEINQSSQQVAAASEELMATSGQSATTAEEVTKTVEEIAKGASEQAISTEEGARKANLLGDCIEENQGYMTNLNTVAEKVSQEVNKGLHEIEHLYSITEENNLAAREIFEVIQRTNESSNSIGEASSVITTIAEQTNLLALNAAIEAARAGDAGKGFAVVAEEIRKLAEQSSISSKSIDEIVSGLQQNVQNAVKTMDRVSVISKEQTTSVQNSKNRYMAIEQAMKDAIMAVQKLNVSGEEMEKLKKEILDTLQNLTAIAEENAAATQQASASMEEQTASIQEIAGASESLANLSQDMQLIISKFKV, translated from the coding sequence GTGAGATTAATTTTAGCATCATCCATTACAATTGGTGCCATATCTCTTAATTCAGCCAATAAAACCCTTACCATTGAAGCAGAAGAAACTCTCGCGTCATTAGCACTAGAAGGTGCGAAGGTAGCACAAAGCCGTGTTGAAACTCAAAGAGAGATTTTAACGACCATAGCAAATAGAGCAGATATTCAAACTATGGATTGGAATTTACAGCAAGAAGTATTAAAAACTCAAGTGAAAAATACTACTTTTCTAGATATTGCAGCTGTTCAACCTGATGGGACAGCATTTTATCCAGATGGATCTACTAGCGAATTAGGAGATAGGGAGTATATCAAAAGAGCATTTAATGGGGAGTCAAATGTATCTGATTTATTGATAAGCCGAGTAACGAACTCTGCTGTATTAATGTTTGCAGCACCCATAGAAAATAATGATAAGGTAGTAGGTGTATTAATAGGCCGTGCAGATGGAAATGCGTTAAGTAATATTATAGATGATATGGGGTACAGAGAAAATGGATACGCTTATATGCTTAATAAAGAAGGTACTATCGTAGCTCATCCTGAGAGAGATTTAGTATTAAATCAATTTAACCCCATAGAAGCAGCCAAAAAAGATGAAAGTCTAAAGTCTCAAGGAGCATTGATTGAAAAAATAATACAGGAGAGAACAGGGGTGAGGGAATTCGATGCGGATGGTCATACCCATGTAGGAGGGTATGCAGCTATTGAAGATAGTGACTGGTCAATAGTAATTGTTGCTGATAAAGAGGAAGTTTTGGCAGCGATTCCACCCCTGATTAGAAATAATGTTATAACCACTATAATTATTATTTTTATAAGCTTTGTCATTACATATTTTATTGGAAATTCAATTACAAGACCAATCCTTCGCATTGTGGAGCATTCTCATCAAATCGCAGATTTAGACATCAGCCACAATGTACCTGATTCTGACATAAGGTTGAAGGACGAAATAGGGGATATTGCCAATGCATTTCAGTCCATTACGAGCAACCTTAGGAATGTAATAAATGAAATAAATCAATCATCCCAACAAGTTGCAGCAGCATCAGAGGAGTTAATGGCAACTTCAGGACAATCTGCTACTACAGCAGAAGAAGTTACTAAAACCGTTGAAGAAATTGCAAAGGGAGCTTCAGAACAAGCTATCAGTACAGAAGAGGGAGCCCGAAAAGCAAATTTGTTAGGCGATTGCATTGAAGAAAATCAAGGATACATGACTAATTTAAATACTGTAGCTGAAAAGGTATCTCAAGAGGTAAACAAGGGATTACATGAAATTGAGCACCTATATAGTATAACCGAAGAGAATAATCTTGCTGCAAGAGAAATATTTGAAGTCATACAAAGGACAAATGAAAGTTCAAATAGTATTGGAGAAGCGAGTAGTGTTATTACTACCATTGCCGAGCAGACAAATCTATTGGCACTAAATGCAGCTATTGAAGCCGCAAGAGCTGGAGATGCTGGAAAGGGTTTTGCTGTTGTTGCAGAAGAAATTCGAAAATTAGCAGAGCAATCATCCATTTCCTCAAAGTCTATTGACGAAATCGTAAGTGGATTGCAACAAAATGTACAAAATGCAGTAAAAACGATGGATAGAGTTTCTGTAATCTCAAAGGAACAAACTACAAGTGTACAAAACAGTAAAAATCGATATATGGCAATCGAGCAAGCTATGAAGGACGCCATTATGGCAGTTCAAAAGTTAAATGTATCAGGAGAAGAAATGGAAAAATTAAAAAAGGAAATTCTCGATACACTCCAAAATTTAACCGCAATAGCAGAAGAAAACGCTGCAGCAACTCAACAGGCTTCGGCTTCTATGGAGGAGCAGACTGCATCTATACAAGAAATAGCAGGTGCTAGTGAGAGCTTAGCAAACCTTTCACAAGATATGCAATTAATTATCTCTAAATTTAAAGTGTAA